From a region of the Methanoculleus receptaculi genome:
- a CDS encoding hydrogenase iron-sulfur subunit, which produces MADENWKPKILAIICNWCSYAGADLAGGSRIQYPPDVRAIRVMCTGRIDPLFILKAFQDGADGVLVSGCHFGDCHYLEGNYKAAKRMFLLKAVLKNIGFDDKRLRMTFVSASEGAKWATVIEDVVKTIKDLGPSPLNKEIAG; this is translated from the coding sequence ATGGCAGACGAGAACTGGAAGCCAAAGATCCTCGCCATCATCTGCAACTGGTGCTCCTACGCCGGTGCGGACCTTGCAGGCGGCTCCCGTATTCAGTACCCGCCAGATGTCCGCGCCATCCGTGTTATGTGCACCGGCCGGATCGATCCTCTCTTCATCCTGAAGGCATTCCAGGATGGAGCGGATGGGGTGCTGGTCTCCGGGTGTCACTTTGGTGACTGCCACTACCTTGAGGGCAACTACAAGGCGGCAAAGAGGATGTTCCTCCTCAAGGCAGTCCTCAAAAACATTGGTTTTGACGACAAACGTCTCAGGATGACCTTTGTCTCTGCATCCGAGGGTGCAAAGTGGGCCACGGTTATCGAAGATGTCGTCAAGACCATCAAAGACCTTGGTCCCAGTCCGCTCAACAAGGAGATTGCCGGATAA
- a CDS encoding formylmethanofuran dehydrogenase subunit B codes for MSRTVTDVICPFCGTLCDDIEVVVSDDGKELHEVYNACAIGAEKFLHSQAKDRITRPRMRQEDGSWKEITYDEAIDYTARMLVNAKKPLMYGWSSTNCEAQAIGSEIGELVGAVVDNTATVCHGTSLIAVQDIGIPSCTLGEVKNRADRILFWGCNPAHAHPRHMSRYSIFPRGFFTGKGHTGRKVIVVDPRRTDTAKIADIHLQVEQGRDYELFDAFRVAFKGEHLPDVVAGIPKEKIYEAAETLKSGRFAIIFFGMGVTQSLGKNHNIDAAIAVTRDLNEYTKAAIMPMRGHYNVTGSGQVWGWLFGFPYAVDLSRGFARYNPGDTTANDLLRRDEVDAVLVIASDPGAHFPFSSVKKIYDLPSVAIDPHETPTTEVCRVHVPVAFVGIEVGGCAYRMDNVPIETRKVVEPPEGMMTDEEFLGRVLARIKELQGV; via the coding sequence ATGAGCAGGACCGTAACTGATGTGATATGCCCGTTCTGCGGGACGCTCTGCGACGACATCGAGGTCGTCGTCAGCGACGATGGGAAGGAACTCCATGAGGTTTACAACGCCTGCGCCATCGGCGCCGAGAAGTTCCTCCACTCCCAGGCAAAGGACCGTATCACCCGGCCGCGAATGCGGCAGGAGGACGGATCCTGGAAAGAGATCACATACGATGAGGCTATCGACTACACCGCCAGGATGCTTGTCAACGCAAAAAAGCCGCTGATGTATGGCTGGAGTTCCACAAACTGTGAAGCTCAGGCTATCGGATCAGAGATCGGTGAGCTGGTCGGGGCGGTCGTGGACAACACGGCAACCGTCTGTCACGGAACGTCACTTATTGCGGTCCAGGATATCGGTATCCCGAGCTGCACTCTCGGCGAGGTCAAGAATCGTGCTGACCGGATCCTCTTCTGGGGATGCAACCCGGCCCACGCCCATCCACGCCACATGTCCCGCTACTCGATCTTCCCCCGTGGATTCTTCACAGGCAAAGGTCACACCGGCAGGAAGGTGATCGTGGTCGACCCGCGGCGTACCGACACCGCGAAAATTGCAGACATCCACCTGCAGGTCGAGCAGGGACGCGACTACGAGCTCTTCGATGCGTTCCGCGTTGCTTTTAAGGGTGAACACCTCCCGGACGTGGTTGCTGGAATCCCGAAAGAGAAGATCTACGAGGCCGCCGAGACGCTCAAGAGCGGCCGGTTTGCGATCATCTTCTTCGGTATGGGCGTGACCCAGTCGCTTGGAAAGAACCATAACATCGATGCGGCCATCGCGGTCACCCGTGACTTAAACGAGTACACGAAAGCTGCCATCATGCCGATGCGCGGGCACTACAACGTCACCGGTTCCGGTCAGGTCTGGGGCTGGCTGTTCGGCTTCCCCTACGCCGTGGACCTCTCCCGTGGATTTGCCCGCTACAACCCCGGTGATACGACGGCAAACGACCTGCTCCGGAGGGACGAGGTGGATGCTGTCCTGGTTATCGCCAGCGACCCAGGCGCGCACTTCCCGTTCAGTTCGGTCAAAAAGATCTATGACCTTCCATCGGTCGCGATCGACCCGCACGAGACCCCGACCACCGAGGTCTGCAGGGTTCATGTTCCGGTCGCCTTTGTCGGCATCGAGGTCGGCGGGTGTGCATACAGGATGGACAACGTGCCGATCGA
- a CDS encoding molybdopterin dinucleotide binding domain-containing protein, which yields MAIRVNLITGRTIQQGVSMEAGKEKSAYTAACGIIELDPTDFRKLGAFRGTNVRVTSDYGSVVVKAVEATQGPHPGIAFIPMGPWANMVVNPNTYSTGMPTFKGTPVTVEAAKNEPVLNSLELVRKGCRGELA from the coding sequence ATGGCAATCAGAGTAAATTTGATCACGGGTCGCACCATCCAGCAGGGGGTGTCGATGGAGGCGGGTAAGGAAAAATCCGCCTACACCGCCGCCTGCGGGATCATCGAGCTCGACCCGACAGATTTCAGAAAACTTGGAGCTTTCCGTGGCACAAACGTACGCGTCACGAGCGACTACGGCAGTGTGGTCGTGAAGGCGGTCGAGGCAACCCAGGGTCCTCACCCCGGCATAGCATTTATCCCGATGGGTCCATGGGCAAACATGGTGGTCAACCCGAACACCTACTCCACCGGGATGCCGACATTCAAAGGCACCCCCGTTACAGTGGAGGCTGCCAAGAATGAACCCGTCCTGAACTCGCTTGAACTGGTTCGCAAGGGGTGCAGGGGTGAACTGGCATGA